The Gemmatimonadaceae bacterium genome has a window encoding:
- a CDS encoding DUF885 family protein, translating to MRENPELPAFRKRSYTAYGERWGDYASIVAHMRAHVLESDTQIASESLRYSTDIPGQALAHRIGSNGFVRLRERARAQLGERFDLRAFHDRVLGCGMLPMSVLAQQVDGWIASQR from the coding sequence GTGCGCGAGAACCCCGAGCTTCCGGCGTTCCGGAAGCGCTCCTACACCGCGTATGGCGAGAGGTGGGGCGACTACGCGTCGATCGTGGCCCACATGCGGGCGCATGTGCTCGAGTCCGACACGCAGATCGCCAGCGAGTCGCTGCGCTACAGCACCGACATCCCCGGCCAGGCGCTGGCGCACAGGATTGGCAGCAACGGATTCGTCCGGCTGCGCGAACGGGCACGGGCGCAGCTTGGTGAGCGGTTCGACCTGCGTGCGTTCCACGACCGGGTGCTGGGCTGTGGCATGTTGCCGATGTCGGTGCTGGCGCAGCAGGTGGACGGCTGGATCGCGTCGCAGCGGTGA
- a CDS encoding GntR family transcriptional regulator: MLPFPILIQPGESPVRQVVFAATKAILAGVMRPGDPFPSVRELSEALKLHPNTVQKVIAELVRDGFLAVKPGVGTVVTAGPRAPDEDRRRALHASVEQLVVEARRLGMQCDALVTDVETTWTAVFGTPRLTGTDGGDVTGPNRRSGRAR, translated from the coding sequence ATGCTTCCCTTCCCGATCCTGATCCAGCCCGGCGAGTCGCCCGTCAGGCAGGTCGTCTTCGCCGCCACGAAGGCCATCCTCGCCGGTGTCATGCGGCCCGGTGACCCATTCCCCTCCGTCCGCGAGCTGAGCGAGGCGCTCAAGCTCCATCCCAACACGGTCCAGAAGGTGATCGCGGAGTTGGTGCGTGATGGCTTCCTGGCGGTCAAGCCTGGCGTGGGGACGGTGGTGACCGCTGGCCCACGGGCGCCTGACGAAGACCGGAGGCGCGCCCTGCACGCGAGCGTCGAGCAGCTGGTCGTCGAGGCGCGACGCCTTGGCATGCAGTGCGATGCGCTGGTGACGGACGTCGAGACGACGTGGACGGCGGTGTTCGGCACGCCTCGGTTGACGGGGACGGACGGCGGTGACGTGACCGGGCCAAACCGCCGCAGCGGGAGGGCGCGATGA
- a CDS encoding ABC transporter ATP-binding protein produces MTTVTVEGASYRYGRDTRDALHDVSLEAPSGAILGLLGTNGAGKTTLLQCCAGLREPLSGRVLIDGASTARRALIVSGVVGYVAESVRLPKDMTLQALERWVAPLHRRWDAALATSLRERFALDAGRSLTTLSRGEYMKAALLCVLAAQPRVLIMDEPLAGIDVVTKDEILRVLLSIASSSGTTMLLASHDIAEVESVLSHVVIMTAGRVRVAGSMESVRERYRRVTMVGGDALLDAFAGEQRWLETQRAGRVLSIVADGARTPLDAGMLQRRFAGADSITVEDLSLRDLYSSVVRGTRRDATQSEAA; encoded by the coding sequence ATGACGACCGTCACGGTGGAGGGCGCGTCGTACCGTTACGGGCGCGACACTCGTGACGCGCTGCACGACGTGTCCCTCGAAGCGCCGTCGGGTGCGATCCTCGGGCTCCTTGGCACGAACGGCGCGGGGAAGACGACCCTGCTGCAGTGTTGTGCCGGGCTGCGCGAACCGCTGTCGGGGCGTGTGCTCATTGATGGTGCGAGCACTGCCCGGCGCGCATTGATCGTCAGCGGTGTGGTCGGCTACGTGGCCGAGTCGGTGCGCCTGCCGAAGGACATGACGCTGCAGGCGCTGGAGCGGTGGGTTGCGCCACTGCACCGGCGCTGGGATGCGGCGCTTGCGACATCGCTCCGTGAGCGGTTCGCGCTGGACGCCGGGCGCAGTCTCACGACGCTGTCCCGGGGGGAGTACATGAAGGCCGCGCTGCTGTGTGTGCTGGCGGCACAGCCGCGTGTCCTGATCATGGACGAGCCCCTCGCGGGCATCGATGTGGTGACGAAGGATGAGATCCTGCGCGTCCTGCTGTCGATCGCGTCGTCATCCGGCACGACGATGCTGCTGGCGTCACATGACATCGCCGAGGTGGAGTCGGTGCTGAGCCACGTGGTGATCATGACGGCGGGGCGTGTGCGCGTGGCGGGATCGATGGAGTCGGTGCGGGAGCGGTATCGCCGGGTGACGATGGTGGGTGGTGATGCCCTGCTGGATGCGTTCGCTGGTGAGCAACGCTGGCTGGAGACGCAGCGTGCGGGTCGCGTGCTGAGCATCGTGGCTGACGGCGCACGGACCCCGCTGGATGCCGGGATGCTGCAGCGGCGCTTTGCCGGCGCCGACTCGATCACGGTCGAGGACCTGTCATTGCGGGACTTGTACTCGTCGGTGGTACGGGGCACGCGGCGTGACGCGACACAGTCGGAGGCTGCATGA
- the ggt gene encoding gamma-glutamyltransferase, which produces MPSPMRSITLLAATALTAACQPMEAPARPASDAPPATAPARLPSRPARVATADSAMVVSASPYATEAGLAVLRDGGNAIDAAVTVAMTLAVTYPAAGNIGGGGFLLARIDGRNVALDFRETAPRAATRDMYLDAAGYVTDRSVTGALAAGVPGSVAGLYEAHRKYGRRPWAELVAPAIALAANGFAIDSAFSDDDESGAHRLALDSASAALFLRDGKFRRLGETWRAPGLARVLQRIADRGRDGFYKGETAALITTAMRRSGGIISLADLLTYQPVWREPVTFTYRGHQVISMPPVSSGGLTLALILGILEGRDVAALGWRTPEAIHLLAEAERRAFARRNMLLGDPAFMRIQEESFLSADTAAALRAEIGSVSSGGGAAAAPREPRHTTHLSVVDAAGNAVAITTTLNESYGAAFTVPGGEFLLNDEMDDFTAKVGAVNAMGLVQGSANAIAPGKRMLSSMTPTIMLDSANRVELVTGAAGGAYIITAVAHQIVSLVDHHRTLGEAMAAPQFHHQDIPDSLVVEATAWADSATAFMRPLGHGVKLSPWGFLANVQSIHREGGRWSGVTEPRGRGLARGY; this is translated from the coding sequence ATGCCCTCACCCATGCGCTCGATCACGCTGCTCGCCGCGACCGCCCTCACCGCCGCCTGCCAGCCGATGGAGGCGCCCGCCAGGCCGGCGTCGGACGCACCGCCAGCAACCGCGCCCGCCCGACTCCCCTCGCGACCGGCCCGCGTCGCCACCGCGGACTCGGCCATGGTGGTCTCCGCCTCCCCCTACGCCACCGAGGCCGGCCTCGCAGTGCTCCGCGACGGCGGCAACGCCATCGATGCAGCCGTCACCGTCGCGATGACCCTTGCCGTCACCTACCCCGCTGCCGGCAACATCGGTGGCGGCGGGTTCCTGCTCGCGCGCATCGACGGTCGCAACGTCGCACTCGACTTCCGCGAGACGGCCCCGCGCGCTGCCACGCGCGACATGTACCTCGACGCGGCCGGATACGTGACCGACCGCAGCGTGACCGGGGCGCTCGCCGCCGGTGTGCCAGGGTCAGTCGCCGGCCTCTACGAGGCGCATCGGAAGTATGGCCGCCGCCCGTGGGCCGAACTCGTCGCCCCCGCGATCGCCCTGGCCGCGAACGGCTTCGCGATCGATTCCGCATTCAGCGATGACGACGAGAGCGGCGCGCACCGCCTCGCGCTGGACTCGGCCAGTGCCGCACTCTTCCTGCGCGACGGGAAGTTCCGCCGGCTCGGCGAGACCTGGCGCGCGCCCGGCCTCGCCCGGGTGCTGCAGCGCATCGCCGATCGCGGTCGGGACGGATTCTACAAGGGTGAGACGGCGGCGCTGATCACCACCGCGATGCGGCGCAGCGGCGGCATCATCTCGCTCGCCGACCTGCTCACCTACCAGCCGGTGTGGCGCGAGCCGGTCACGTTCACCTATCGAGGCCACCAGGTCATCTCCATGCCGCCGGTGTCGTCCGGCGGACTCACGCTCGCGCTCATCCTGGGAATCCTCGAGGGCCGGGACGTCGCCGCGCTCGGCTGGCGCACGCCCGAAGCCATCCACCTCCTGGCCGAGGCCGAGCGTCGTGCCTTTGCGCGCCGCAACATGCTGCTCGGTGACCCGGCGTTCATGCGGATCCAGGAGGAGTCGTTCCTGTCCGCCGACACGGCGGCCGCGTTGCGCGCGGAGATCGGCAGCGTGTCGTCCGGTGGCGGTGCTGCGGCGGCCCCGCGCGAGCCCCGGCACACCACGCACCTCTCGGTGGTGGACGCGGCAGGCAACGCGGTGGCCATCACCACCACGCTCAACGAGAGCTATGGCGCCGCCTTCACGGTGCCGGGTGGCGAGTTCCTGCTGAACGACGAGATGGACGACTTCACCGCCAAGGTGGGGGCGGTGAATGCGATGGGACTGGTGCAGGGCAGCGCCAATGCGATCGCGCCTGGCAAGCGGATGCTCTCCAGCATGACGCCGACCATCATGCTCGACAGCGCGAACCGCGTCGAGCTGGTGACGGGCGCCGCCGGGGGCGCCTACATCATCACGGCAGTCGCGCACCAGATCGTGAGCCTGGTGGACCACCACCGTACCCTCGGCGAGGCGATGGCGGCCCCGCAGTTCCATCACCAGGACATCCCCGATTCGCTGGTGGTGGAAGCCACCGCATGGGCCGACAGCGCCACCGCATTCATGCGTCCGCTCGGCCATGGCGTGAAGCTGTCGCCGTGGGGGTTCCTCGCGAATGTGCAGAGCATCCATCGCGAAGGCGGGCGGTGGAGCGGCGTGACCGAACCGCGCGGACGGGGCCTGGCGCGGGGGTATTGA
- a CDS encoding beta-lactamase family protein, which yields MSTIPRRAAIATAFALGAASLDAQPAPRSFAAAWAPVRAFFHATLAAEGMVGGSMAFFPGDTVLAREHFGFADLATQRRVDDRTIFHWGSVTKTLTAVAIMQQRDRGRLTLDDAILRTVPELRAVHNAFGPMDAITIRQLLSHSAGFRNGTWPWGNGKPWEPFEPTEWSQLVAMMPYTEVLFAPGTQYGYSNPGYVYLGRALEHHAGEAYETYVEKNLFRPLGMASSYFDRTPYHLLPHRSNNYLTVAGTPVAQGLDFDTGITVANGGLNAPVGDIVRYLQFLADAPGLSADARGVLARTSLEEMWRGVVPQRAGSRDSLGLGFFLEERNGLRLVGHTGSQAGFRAFFYIDPTSRAGVVAVFNTAPGGDAGVPPGSPGATPHIDVIIGGLVDRVTKQVFPLYRR from the coding sequence ATGTCGACCATCCCGCGCCGCGCTGCCATCGCGACCGCGTTCGCCCTCGGCGCCGCGTCGCTCGACGCCCAGCCCGCGCCGCGCAGCTTCGCGGCCGCCTGGGCGCCGGTTCGGGCGTTCTTCCACGCCACGCTCGCCGCCGAGGGCATGGTCGGTGGGTCGATGGCCTTCTTCCCCGGTGACACGGTGCTCGCGCGCGAGCACTTCGGGTTCGCGGACCTCGCCACGCAGCGGAGGGTGGACGACCGCACGATCTTCCACTGGGGGTCGGTCACGAAGACGCTGACGGCAGTGGCCATCATGCAGCAACGTGACCGCGGTCGCCTCACGCTCGACGACGCGATCCTGCGGACGGTGCCGGAGCTGCGGGCGGTGCACAACGCGTTCGGGCCGATGGACGCGATCACGATCCGGCAGCTGCTGTCACATTCCGCCGGCTTCCGGAACGGCACCTGGCCGTGGGGCAACGGTAAGCCGTGGGAGCCGTTCGAGCCAACCGAATGGTCGCAGCTGGTGGCGATGATGCCGTACACCGAGGTGCTGTTCGCGCCGGGCACGCAGTACGGATACTCGAATCCCGGATACGTCTACCTCGGGCGCGCCCTCGAACACCACGCGGGCGAGGCGTACGAGACGTACGTGGAGAAGAACCTCTTCCGCCCGCTCGGCATGGCGTCGAGCTACTTCGACCGCACGCCGTACCACCTGCTGCCGCACCGGTCGAACAACTACCTCACCGTCGCGGGCACCCCGGTGGCGCAGGGGCTGGACTTCGACACCGGCATCACCGTGGCCAACGGCGGCCTGAATGCGCCGGTGGGCGACATCGTGCGCTACCTGCAGTTCCTCGCGGACGCGCCGGGGCTGTCGGCGGATGCACGTGGCGTGCTGGCGCGGACCTCGCTGGAGGAGATGTGGCGCGGTGTGGTGCCGCAGCGTGCGGGGAGCCGTGACTCGCTCGGTCTGGGCTTCTTTCTCGAGGAGCGGAACGGGCTGCGGCTGGTGGGCCACACGGGCAGCCAGGCGGGATTTCGCGCCTTCTTCTACATCGACCCCACCAGCAGGGCGGGCGTGGTGGCGGTGTTCAACACCGCACCAGGCGGCGACGCCGGCGTGCCACCCGGGTCCCCCGGCGCGACGCCGCACATCGACGTGATCATCGGTGGCCTGGTGGACCGGGTGACGAAACAGGTCTTCCCGCTGTACCGGCGCTGA
- a CDS encoding aldo/keto reductase, with protein MQQRTLGTSSLQVSALGLGCMGMSFGYGPASDRGEMIALLRAAVDRGVTFFDTAQVYGPFTNEDLVGEALAPVRDQVVIATKFGFRYDDDGNSAGLCSRPDYIRQTTEASLQRLRVDTIDLLYQHRVDPAVPIEDVAGTVRDLIAEGKVKHFGLSEAGVGVIRRAHAVQPVTALQSEYSLWWREPEAEILPLLEELGIGFVPFSPLGRGFLTGAIDASTTFDSTDFRMTVPRFTPENRAANQAVVDLLASIAAGLHATPAQVALAWLLAQKPWIAPIPGTRRLTRLDENLGGATLALTPDDVRRITAAADAIAVQGARYSDAAQSTINR; from the coding sequence ATGCAGCAGCGCACCCTCGGCACGAGTTCCCTGCAGGTTTCCGCCCTTGGGCTCGGGTGCATGGGCATGAGCTTCGGGTACGGCCCTGCGTCGGACCGCGGCGAGATGATCGCCCTGCTCCGGGCCGCGGTGGACCGGGGCGTCACGTTCTTCGACACCGCGCAGGTCTATGGGCCGTTCACGAACGAGGACCTCGTCGGTGAGGCGCTGGCGCCGGTGCGCGACCAGGTCGTGATCGCCACCAAGTTCGGCTTCCGCTACGATGACGACGGCAATTCGGCGGGACTCTGCAGCCGGCCGGACTACATCCGCCAGACCACCGAGGCCTCGCTGCAGCGGCTGCGCGTGGACACGATCGACCTGCTCTACCAGCACCGCGTGGACCCCGCCGTGCCGATCGAGGATGTCGCCGGCACGGTCCGCGACCTGATCGCCGAGGGGAAGGTGAAGCACTTCGGCCTGTCGGAGGCGGGCGTCGGCGTGATCCGTCGCGCGCACGCGGTGCAACCGGTGACGGCGCTGCAGAGTGAGTACTCGCTCTGGTGGCGCGAGCCGGAGGCGGAGATCCTCCCGCTGCTCGAGGAACTCGGGATCGGCTTCGTGCCATTCAGCCCGCTCGGCCGCGGGTTCCTCACCGGTGCCATCGATGCCAGCACCACGTTCGACAGCACCGACTTCCGCATGACGGTGCCGCGGTTCACACCCGAGAACCGCGCCGCGAACCAGGCGGTGGTGGACCTGCTCGCCAGCATCGCCGCCGGACTCCATGCCACGCCGGCGCAGGTCGCACTGGCCTGGCTGCTCGCGCAGAAGCCGTGGATCGCGCCGATTCCCGGCACGCGCCGGCTCACGCGCCTGGACGAGAACCTCGGCGGCGCCACGCTGGCACTCACGCCGGACGACGTGCGCCGTATCACCGCGGCCGCGGACGCGATCGCCGTGCAGGGGGCGCGCTACTCGGACGCGGCGCAGTCCACCATCAATCGCTGA
- a CDS encoding pyridoxal-phosphate dependent enzyme yields MTTPQVDPALTDAIAQADRRIRPTVIETPVVEWPQYAERTGGPVFVKAEHLQRTGSFKLRGATNAVQQAIPLGRTIATASSGNHGIAVSSALRAAGHDGVVFLPENVAPAKLDAVRRSGVRVELFGTDSNDTEQEAQRVSRAEGWHYLSPYNDPDVVAGQGTVGTELLRQLGRIDVVYVSVGGGGLISGVAAALKAANPGVHIVGVSPANSCVMHASVAAGRMLVQESLPTFSDGTAGGVDLDSITFPLCQALVDDWLLVSETAIARSIRDHIDDLHQLVEGSAGVAFAGLLQHAAADARFAGATRVAISCGQNIGRARLLEVLAAAD; encoded by the coding sequence ATGACCACACCACAGGTCGATCCCGCCCTCACCGACGCCATCGCGCAGGCAGACCGTCGCATCCGGCCCACCGTGATCGAGACGCCGGTGGTCGAGTGGCCGCAGTACGCGGAGCGCACGGGCGGCCCCGTGTTCGTGAAGGCCGAGCACCTGCAGCGCACCGGCTCATTCAAGCTGCGCGGTGCCACCAACGCGGTGCAGCAGGCCATCCCGCTCGGCCGCACCATCGCCACTGCCAGTTCGGGGAACCATGGCATCGCGGTGTCGAGCGCCCTGCGTGCGGCCGGTCACGACGGTGTTGTGTTCCTGCCCGAGAACGTGGCGCCGGCCAAGCTGGATGCGGTGCGACGCTCCGGCGTGCGCGTCGAGCTCTTCGGCACCGACAGCAACGACACCGAACAGGAGGCGCAGCGCGTGTCGAGGGCCGAGGGCTGGCACTACCTCTCGCCGTACAACGATCCCGATGTGGTGGCCGGCCAGGGCACGGTGGGAACGGAGCTGCTGCGACAGCTCGGCCGCATCGACGTCGTGTATGTAAGCGTTGGTGGCGGTGGGTTGATCAGCGGCGTGGCGGCCGCGCTCAAGGCTGCGAACCCCGGCGTGCACATCGTCGGCGTGTCACCCGCCAACTCGTGCGTCATGCACGCCTCGGTGGCAGCCGGCCGCATGCTCGTGCAGGAATCGCTGCCGACCTTCTCCGACGGCACCGCCGGCGGCGTGGACCTCGACAGCATCACCTTCCCGCTCTGCCAGGCGCTGGTGGACGACTGGCTGCTCGTGAGCGAGACGGCGATCGCGCGATCCATCCGCGACCACATCGACGACCTGCACCAGCTCGTCGAGGGGTCGGCCGGCGTGGCGTTCGCGGGACTCCTCCAGCACGCGGCGGCCGATGCCCGGTTCGCCGGCGCGACGCGCGTCGCCATCTCGTGCGGGCAGAACATCGGGCGGGCGCGGTTGCTGGAGGTGCTGGCCGCGGCCGATTGA